In Argiope bruennichi chromosome 4, qqArgBrue1.1, whole genome shotgun sequence, the sequence tgaaaaatcgcacagaagataggcataccgaaatagaaaatgtcttatggtatttacataattataatgattttaaaaatgaaaaagaagaaaagaatcgatttattttatttgaagatgagggatttagaggtaaatacttgcaaaaagtatattgcgcattgctaacagtaccaccaactagcgtagatgccgaaagagcgttttcgacagctggtcatttttacacaaaattacttttcaggcttaatgacagtacaatggatgcattatgttttttgaagatcacatttcaaaaatttgtaatagtaccacggactgaatagtgatatttacactttttttgtgatttaaagatatttctttacttttttgtgattatatactgttataatttataagttaaaaattattttttgtgacatttacactctataataaaactggcaaataaaacaaagaaacacctgtgttttctttctttttctaaaatttctaataccggtattaaaaccggtatcaagatttaaaaaataccgaataccggtattgaaattttggtacggtattgcaatccctaatcaagGCCCATTTTGCTATTTAACCCAggagattttgaaattttcttttctggatGTAAGAATAGCTTTAATAGGATAAGGTGGAAAGAATAATGAACAATTgtcatttattgcaaatttagaCACATTTAAAAGAGTCCTATCAACTTCTGCAGAATAGGCATCAGTATCTCAGTAAATGGTTTGAGAATGCctaaaatattagaacttgaaattTATCAGCAGGTATATGTAAATGAattgaactgaaataaatatataatcagcTTTCACACACTCTGCTTTAGAAGAATGTGTGTTTAGTGCTTaggagtttcatttttttatacagtgCTAAgccatatatattaatttcaaattatcaacttttgaattatttctttcaatgcatattaagaaatttttatccaaagatgactcattcaaaataattacatgaaataatttagaataaccAAGAAACacataacatattttttagtaaGTATTCCAGATTGCTTATGAGATTCAACTTTTACATACAACCAAATCTCctcaaaattagatatttttttcttcttaataatgaAAGAATCCATACAGAGAAACATGATcaagatgaaataattttctgtttttttttgtattcatgtaATATAAACAGAAATTCAAGACAAATGGTACTATCAATAATACAGCCCAAAAGAAGAAAGATAATCCTAGTTCAGGATATTTCCAGACTTGATGCTAATCAGGATGTATATGTCCATCCTTTTTTTCCAAACTGCAGTAAATAACTTTAACTTCAGGATCCAGAAAGTGATTCATTTACTTATGCTTATCAGACTAACTGTTTCCGTAGCTAGCTCCAAATTGATTGTTGTATCAAGGGGCATAACATACACCCATTTAAATGGTTTTCACGCTTAATTAACAGTAACTTATTTTGTTGTCCAAAAAAAAGTAGAAACAGTAAGGCAAAAGCTTTGCATAGAAAAACTATAGTTCTTGATCAAAGAAGGGAGCTATAAAAACAAGACATCCATTGTAATTGGGAaggtaaaattgaaaatagaCAAAATTACAAGGACACCTTGGTGACCTAATGCCTAATTCATGTAGAAAAGATGCACTCTCAGAAGCATttgtttgcataaaaatatatgaaattttacatatgtAATGTTAATAGTATACAGTaaacaatatttgtattttaaagaaaaaaaaatttatttatttatctcagaattatttaaaaatattcattatgtaaatgtacataaaaataatttttattgaaaaacagaaTTACTAACCAAATACTTACCACATTTATAAACAGTAATGCCACCTTGAGAAGGTGACAAATGGGAAGTTAATGGCATTTTACAAACATTGCAAACTGATTTTAAGGAGATTTTTACACCCCAATGACTTTCTGGTTCTTCTAAATAGGAACAACCTGCTTTTGAAGGATCTTGActctttaaacaaataaaaaaaaaaaaaaaagtttcaaaattccaACAATCAGAATATTAAACAATAGGAATCAGAACAAATAAAGGAACATAAATTAAAAGGCTTTTAACCCTGAATGGCTAGTTAATTGAAAAGCAAGCTCTAcaagtatatttatttctaattttgttttgatacTTAATATTCATAggccaaatataatttaaattgctaatgaacaattaaatattcctttttgttttaaaaatattattagcataGTAGCTActtatttttaacttctaatCACATGGAtatatcaaactattttttttttttcatgttcttcattcttttatatatacatCACAAATTCTACAGGCAAAGAAGCTTTTCTTAATATTGTGCAAACATAGATAATCTTGACaaatcatatgaaaatgaaattttaaaaataataagtccTTTAGAATACAAGAAAATTGTACTTTTAGAGtacgactttaaaaaaaaaaataatctgcttAGAAATTTGAACACAagtctaaatttattaatatcccatttcttttcttattcatatggaatgcattaaaaatggtttgaaatggTAATACAAATAAAAGCCTTCAAAGATACtgtaatacatttatttagtaagaattcaaatgttaatattgtttaaaacgtatgatttttcaatttttatgaataacaaagggttaaattcataatttcttaacaataatgtgtgcttgaaatttttaaaaaagatatctcCTTACTGACTGCAGctttttgcatgaaaattaaataacccAAAAAtcgaaatcaaatcaaaataaaatcatttaactaAGTTTAAAAACACTATACAGAAGGTAAAAACTTACCTTAGGTGTCTGAACTGCAAAAGCACCtggcttttctttctctttttgtaaAATTAGCCGTGcctatgagaaaaaaaagaagtcaattgcaataaaaaaataaaaataatttatgcctACTTTAGAAAACATTTCTCAAAAGTAATAAAGTACAATAATACCTCTGGAGATATTGTTTTCAATTTACGAGACCACAAATAACTACCAACTGTAGTTAATGTCCTATGAATTAAGgcactaaaataaaaaagaaattatgaatatttagagaaaacattgatttcagtagatataataatgataaaaatgtattaaaaaaagaattcatagaaCATTAAATGATGTACTCAATTTATCTAAagattttgaacatatttttaactgagtaagtaaattttatacaACTACGAGATAATCTAGTCTATGAAATTGATTTGGTAATTAGAAGTATCAGATTATAAGgtattaagataaatatatctTTTGCTGCAGACTTAATTGGTAGAGGAAGGATCTAACTTGTATCGTTAAGGATAATGCTTTTAatgttgaattcatattttataagacAGAGATGCATAATATAGGAGAgttgaaaagatttgaaaaataaatttaatttgacaaacattaaatacttttataattcacACACTTTAGATACATAGGATTATTACCCATGTGAAAGTAAGAAATACATGAAAGCACTCctctttaataaaacattataaattaactaTCTAAACATCTTAAGCatcataaaaatatactgaaaaatgaataatattgtttACATAGTAAAGTAAAAGATTATTACCTCTGTTGCTTATTCAGTAAGAAACACCTCATAACGGATTTATAAAAATCAGATGAAAAAGCTCCATTTGGAATGTCTAGAGTTTGCAAGATTTCTAATACTTTGATGGAATCAAGGTGTAATAAGGCAACCCTGCAAATAGTTTCCCATTGCAATGAGACATTCCAGGGTTTAATAGAAGTGGTTTGAGGAAATTCTACGCATGTGCTATGCTGTTTGTTGCATATTAAGCAGGTCACCATTCCTGTAGCAACACAAGATTGAGCATAAAGAGCTAAAAATTCTTTCCATTCTTCTAAATTGGAAGGcaaataacctattaaaaaaaatagcatcataatttttttagagaataataataataataaaaaaaaattgagatgggaatacaaaaattaaaatattaaatattcattaaatgtatcaagtatttttatcagatattagTTACCTTAGGCAACCAAGCAGTTTGGCAAGAATGCTGCTTgcgtttaattcttttttttttttttaatacttagatTATTGAATCTTTCAACAAAGGAACTTGATAAAGCCAAATTCTTTAACATCAAATGGAATTAATAACTAAAGTGTCTGAGTAATCtatttcatccccccccccttttcttgtGGTAATGTATGTTAATTTCTGATTCCTCATATAAATGGTGAATACAATTAGCAGAAACTTTCtctcttagctttcaacaatgggaaaaatctagcaattatatatttttgacaaagcaatgaaaattgctcgaatttcaatttaataatgaaaacgaAGCAactcaatcatttaaaaaattgccaatagaaaaatttaattttgcagtgTAATGTTTCCAAAAGTTATAGGAGGCCTTGATGTTCACAATtttcttaaagcattttaaagcatcaaaatatGACATTAAAGTGGTGTTAATTAAACAGCCTTACACCTAGTTTATTTTATTGGGCATGTGAAAATTTCTACTTGAGAAGAGTCCAATGACATCACAATGAAACTTGTAATTCTTTAAGAAAACCCTACACTAAATAAATGCCATCTTTTATATTATGAGGATCACTATGACTGCATGTGTAAACTGCACAAATAATACACAGACTTTCTTCTTCAGAtttcaacaatgaatttaatagaattatttgatgaaaaaaaaaatataatggtttGAATATCattgatgaaataaaacaataaaaattatgcaaaaaaaaattattctaaaatttagggaaaaaattatgaaaaacctTAATTGTCATCATTTAAGAAAAGatcctgaattttaaaatagaaatatttttttgtgcaatattttcaaaaatgctaaaatcCTAATCtgtaattactgaaaaaattttaagtttaaaaataaatcctccCAAGGATTACATTTCTACATAAACTATCTTGTAGTATCATTATATCACATAGGTTACAttgaacattattaaattttatagtattttctacataataatttgtaataaacaataatttaatgctacaaataatagttattttcttaaacaatgctaaaaataatactgatcaaaataatttataagtacaGTGTATGTAATTAATTTGGGAGAAATggattttttgatgaaatatctaAGATAAACCTGAATCACTTACCAAGTTGATTATCAGCATCTAAAAGACTAACATCACCTAACTGAATAATTGATTTTCTATGAATGTCATTCAGTTGCTGTTTTTTTACCAACAGAAGATAACCTGGCCAAAACCTTTCAGGAGGAAAAATCAGATAGTTACGATTTAAATACCACTTCAAAACACAAAAACCTACTAATTAAAAGGATATAACATACCcacaagaaaacaatttttctttgaattcatcATCTGCATCTTTTGAAGTAGAAATTATATGCAACAATAAATCGGAAGATTTCCAAGGATAAAGATGTGATCCAggtctaaaaaaaatcatttcaaattaacagattttaaatatttgattaaagaaatattttaattttgtactatggaaatatgaaacaatgaaaactatacATGTTCATTCAGAATCAAAACTCccatttttcttattatgaaGAGAAGTTCAGCAAATTGTCAagaaaaggaaatcaaaaattttaagctgaaatgacaacacaaaatataaaacattattaaccTAAATAATCAAACATATGAACCTCGGCCATCCGCAACTGCACTTCAGGTGTTCTGAGACATCAATTTCAGACTGCAAAGCTCCATTAATCCATTCCAGTCTAACTTCCTGAAGATGTAATAACTTGTCTAGCACTTTGGGTCTAAAATaagtaaacagattttttttaaaaaatttaagtgatttcagattttttttaaaaaatttaagtgattTCACTACTGCTATAATTTAACTAaacatgcattttcaaaaattcagaaatgagaaataaatatcaaCACTTACCTTTGTGATTCTAGAAGGCAGTTGAGAATACgtgaaatatattcaagaaaaggTCTAGGATGAGAATCACAtgattttgaaagatataaaacaTCTAAAGCAGTAATATGGTAACTCCTCTGCAAACACAAATCTACACCTCTGGTAGggttaattttgaaaatcctataggaaaatcaaaacttaataactatcaatatatttttaaaaatcacatcttattatgaatataaaattttacaaatataatgcaataattttaaacttgcattgatataaagaaaagattttttttttaaaaaaaatctctaataacattaagaattaaaagtttatattttggtAGGCATCCAATAACCAGGCAGATATCAGATCATAGGAATGCCAAATTAACAAAAATGCCAGATTGGATGATCTTTATTAAAGGGAAGATAAAAACTTGCATTTTATTAGCAAAACCTATGCTTGGTagttaatgcatataaaaatatagcatatataataaatatttagcagTAGTCTACAGTAAATATTATACAAAGGTTAACGACACCTGCAAGtttgatttcttttccttttaacatTACCCATTCACCCTACTTAAAGCACTGAATTACAAGGATTAGTTTGTTAAGTGCTAGATTACTGAAAATCTATAATAGAGTAAAGCTAAATTATACTataactatgcaaaacaattattatttttacttactttaaaaGATGTGAAATCAAAATTGGACCAAAAAAAGTTCTTTCTAGACAGTTAGCAGCTGCTTCAGTTTgatctgaattaaattttctagtaaATTCATCAGGCCCATTTAACAATGCAACACCAGCTAACATCACAGACCAAGTTTTATAACAGTGTTGATCAACTATACTTAGATATTCTCGTAATCTCTGAACAtcaaagaaatggaaataattttgaagaaaagatgCAAGTTCAGAATCTCTACCATCAGACACATTTACACTATCACAATATTTTGCAGAGCATTCTTCAACATTCGATATGTCTCCATTAGGCATTTTACTTCCTGGATCACTTGTTTGATTGCATAATGGCTTCTTCTGAATTTGTTTCTCACTGGAAGCATAAGCAGAAAGATGAGGTTTGTGAAAAGACTGAGCACTTTCAGAATGTTTTAAAACACTACTTGTTCTAAGATTATCAGATAATTCATGATTAGATAATGATGTCATGTCATGTTCTTTCTTGTCACCACTTTTCTGAAGCTCttctatcttttcttttacttttagaaTAGCAGAACATACTTCTTTCACTTCATGAATGTTACccaagattttcatttggaaacaCATCATTGTTAGTTCAGCTAAAATACGATGATCttctaatgataatttaaatggattgtaaacaaatacaaaatcttCTAAGTTTACAAGCTTTCCTAGGATACTTTCTGTTCTCAAGGTGCTAGAATCAGAAATTTCCACATTAAGAGAATGAGTGGATTCTAAATGTTTATCATCATCATATGATTTTGAATCAGAGACAGATGGATCTTCTTGATCTAAGCGTTCACTAATTTCACAATTCTCACTTGGAGAAGAATCTTGACTAGTTATTTGACTACAGATACTCCTTAATGTATCATCATCTTTATAAGAATGACTTCCTGGATTTTGATAGTTCTGAAGAAATGTTAAGACAGCTTGGATAACATTCATTTGTGCAGAATGAAGGGAATTTACCCATTTTTCTAAACGTTGGGACACTTTTTCTTTATCACATAATATATTTACATCTCTTGTTAATAACCTGGAAAAACAAAAGCATTTACTATTTTACCAGAATGATAAAAACAGTTCTTTcctttaaaatgcattcaaagaGAGGTTAAAAAATACtatgcatacaaaataaaatataaaaggatattttcttacaatataaaattaaataaataaaaattcctcttaAGGAATATATTTGTATACTCACCAAGTACTTTTAGATATTTCAAGAAGTTCACTTAAATCAATATTGGGAAGAAATGACCAAAATTGTCTATCAATAGAATGAAATTCTGATGAActtttttctgtttcaatttctataaagaaatttgaagaataatataCATAGATAAtacttttacataaataataacatagataatatcttaataaaaatcagttaatatattttaattatttatcagattaattttaagaatatgaatagTATAACTGGATATTTCATGAAAAGATGGAAATGATTTGAAATGTAATGCAAAAAtgataatattgttgaatattacactaaaaaaatatttttaaatatttgtcaatatTCAAGATAAAATAGCAACTAAGTATTattcaaaagacatttttttaaaaaatttttaaatggcgtaaaaactaattttgcacaataatatttatggaaatgttcatgggaaaaaaaaaatcaaaatattgcataaaatttaaaatttaaaaataacaaaaattctgaggtgcacatttccatcttctaaagtatatacaaaatttgtagTTCCAGTTCAGTCTATCAAGTAGAATATTGGcacattatcttttattaatagaaaaagataacatacaataataacaagaaaaaaaatccaaccaaaaatccatttaaaaaaataggaacattatttattaattttacaagaacttttaataaattcaaaaataagttattgTATTCCACTtctcattcatttattttgcatttctcaaaattgaaaattaagattaaaaattcatGATAAGACAAACTCTACATTAATACATATTCTTAACATAAGGttgtatcaaataataaaaatatattaccagaATGAGAACCAGGAGATGTTGCACTTTCAGAGCTTTTAGGCTTCACATCTAGAAGTTCTGGTTTAGATTCTTGTAATATCCTTTGCTCTAAACCTTTTAAGTTTCTCATTATGATATTCTTTCCAGAGGAAAATTTATTAGCCaagctaaaaaataaacagacaatttaattgtaaaaactaTGTGATAATTTGCAATCCCCTATCACTATTCTGTAAAAAATACTGTAACACTAATTATTATTGCTGATAAAAAATCATCCATCATCGATTTGATTAATTAGCTAATATATATTGATACAAATTCTactttgattcattttaatttcaacaattgaccttaacatatttaatagatataaacAGTTTAGTTAAGATTTATTCTAGCTTGTTTTCTTTGCCaccagtaaaatatttaaagttatttagaatttactaatgacaaagaaaaaaaatatttcatataattataaattttacattttataatgaaatcaaattttaaatcacaaatcTTAATAATATGATACACCTGATTATATTTAGTAATGTCCTGATGCTGATGAGGAAATACTAAGCCATTTTATAGATGTGTCTGTTGTAAAATAGTATAAGAGGTCTACAAAACCAAATGTACTTTTTATagtgaaaataaacaaatctaaacacttaaaaaaattattcaaatttaaacgCTCCTACATCtgttataatgaattaattgcaATGTTACagtaataactataaaaaatgtatcagtaactgtttaaaacaatattttcaaaatcctaATTTCATTGTCACTTAAATTtcatatgtgtgtatgtgtttttagaaataaattagatatgaaatctttggattgaacagaagttTGCATacttgagaaagaaaaaaaaaagttaaaacgaaAGTATTGCTATAATTAAATGCTCACCAATTCATATGTATATGAATCAAATTATGGCTATTTAAATTTACTTCAGTTGTAAAAAGATTTATAACATTtgataaacaaatttgtaatgtaactatttaaaaaatcaagaaacaatCTCCCTGTAGATATAAAGCATTAATGCACATAGCACAAAAATTGCTCTCATTACTTATTGTTGAATGGcaatagcaaaatataaaaaaagcttcatataaatgtttcagactgcttcactaaacatttttataactatactTAATTTAACACTTCATTCAAATACTTAATGCAGCTACAAAAATTGTTCTGGACATAATTCTCTGTGTCATTACAAAGTACATTTAAACAGAGGAAAGAAGatacaaaagaaatcaagaaataggcttcaaacagaattttaaattgagCATGCATGCATACGTGTACACACACACGTGCGTGCAGACACAAGACCTAACTGTTGTCAGATGGGTAATAGTAATGACTTATATACAGAAATTAATGTTGTtttattccaaaacaattatcttacaaaaatagtcTGTGTATTATCttaaaagactaaaataaaattacttttttaaagatatcaattttatttctatagaatttgtctatttattaaaaattgtttttattcaattcgatatgctatttataaaatgctttaaaattagtgatggaatttaaatttatccaTCACAGCAACAAATCACTTGTTTTTGACAATCCTTCATGCTATAGTAAGATTTTCActtctacttttattttgtaatatatatactttttaaattataatatggaattcatatttttcagtcataT encodes:
- the LOC129966585 gene encoding BLOC-2 complex member HPS5-like, with the translated sequence MASGGIAPPRVSYILAELEDVDAVFVPIKTASRVKYTCFDVSRHYIVFGTNAGGVVFLQHDTLSYIKTVTAKEGPVCQVALSPDENVVAFATSRGVTVIMEHNAERGTAQAQRLQISFEHRGAVVTAMQWNVSSSKLYIGDDKGRVSVISVSTSRTRNIFQVPTTTLMKLDSKVVQLDFAQDHLLVSTLTRCHLCDTNKELFMTIGKKLRDGEYGACFYPGVRSVDPCTIYSARPGSRLWEVDIKGNVCCTHQFKAALAIKPEKLYTFRNEISIDEGDEEYKPQATNFQKLLLIWPSTEDSPFVFTWNNQRVFIFDPKRAEVILWNEDIKGVKDAKCLKTDVFVHFMDGRFAKYTLMTVEQGICRLYQQGLAIHGAQLLLLKKSSLCSSRLNIYVPASFIVDMLQKASEMGKSCLFSGLTSVLNSLGLSPDKLSQSSRSSSAMSEPVRLNSGIYVVNKLIRDADDEASSPVCLSRWRSASPVYRHNSRSPHSSPSRSSDRTSYSPKSQRSITMRDSKTKSFGTIKTPDSTDSGTSGRVSEMSDGSQSSPSFKDTQNKENWQSWTEMHNNKNKNSHESNINGSGPVEVNKNEENEKINVENHVHSENKSLPTVNGDACNNNGSSSIPSFSLNLRDLSKPSNVDEKRVSFKSSISVSSDETTTSPKQPSAVVNGLGNGTDSVFSPQYECPESMYDEFKYTSMGLYGSMMMMPNLDMSLLFGSEADFQNIKDSLANKFSSGKNIIMRNLKGLEQRILQESKPELLDVKPKSSESATSPGSHSEIETEKSSSEFHSIDRQFWSFLPNIDLSELLEISKSTWLLTRDVNILCDKEKVSQRLEKWVNSLHSAQMNVIQAVLTFLQNYQNPGSHSYKDDDTLRSICSQITSQDSSPSENCEISERLDQEDPSVSDSKSYDDDKHLESTHSLNVEISDSSTLRTESILGKLVNLEDFVFVYNPFKLSLEDHRILAELTMMCFQMKILGNIHEVKEVCSAILKVKEKIEELQKSGDKKEHDMTSLSNHELSDNLRTSSVLKHSESAQSFHKPHLSAYASSEKQIQKKPLCNQTSDPGSKMPNGDISNVEECSAKYCDSVNVSDGRDSELASFLQNYFHFFDVQRLREYLSIVDQHCYKTWSVMLAGVALLNGPDEFTRKFNSDQTEAAANCLERTFFGPILISHLLKIFKINPTRGVDLCLQRSYHITALDVLYLSKSCDSHPRPFLEYISRILNCLLESQRPKVLDKLLHLQEVRLEWINGALQSEIDVSEHLKCSCGWPRPGSHLYPWKSSDLLLHIISTSKDADDEFKEKLFSCGFWPGYLLLVKKQQLNDIHRKSIIQLGDVSLLDADNQLGYLPSNLEEWKEFLALYAQSCVATGMVTCLICNKQHSTCVEFPQTTSIKPWNVSLQWETICRVALLHLDSIKVLEILQTLDIPNGAFSSDFYKSVMRCFLLNKQQSALIHRTLTTVGSYLWSRKLKTISPEARLILQKEKEKPGAFAVQTPKSQDPSKAGCSYLEEPESHWGVKISLKSVCNVCKMPLTSHLSPSQGGITVYKCGHSYHTACSTEGFCLVCLHSQDDDG